In the genome of bacterium, the window CTCCGGTATCGGTTCTTCATCCGTCGGCACATCTTCGTGAGTTTCGATGTCGGTAGCTTCCATAGGCTCCGCAACAGCGATATCGATCCCTTCACTCGCGCAGGCCTCATCTAGTCCAACCGGAACCTCATCCACCGCAGGTTGAGCGGATCGAGTCGTTGCCACACCCCACGCAAGTACGACTGCGGCGAGCGCCAGAAGTTGCCAGTAGGAAGCGCCCTGGGAAACCTCCAGGCCCGCGGCCGCAACGCTGATGCTCAGAGCGAGCCAGTGCTTGGACGCGAAGCCATTCATCGATCCGACTCTTTCAGGATCGCGGCAGCAATCTTCTCGAGGGGAAGCACTGATTCGGCTGCGCCGAGCTTCACCGCTGAACCAGGCATGCCCCAGACCAGGCTCGTCTCTTGATCCTGGGCAATGGTGTGGGCTCCGGCGTCCTGCATCTCCTTCAATCCGCAGGCACCGTCGTCACCCATGCCGGTCAGGATTGCTCCCACGGCGTTGGGGCCGAGATTCTGTGCGACAGATCGGAACAGGACGTCGACCGACGGCTTGTGACGATTGACCGGAGGACCGTCGTTCAACTCGCAGACGAAACGAGCCCCGCTGCGACGCACCAGGAGATGGTGCGTACCAGGTGCGATGAAGACGTGTCCGGGCCGGATCTCGCGACCGTTCTGCGCTTCTTCGACCTTCATTCTCGACTCCGCGTTCATTCGCTGCGCGAATGAACCGCTAAAAGAGCCGGGGATGTGCTGCGCAACGACGATGCCCGGAGCATCAGCCGGGAGCTCCTGAAGGATTTCTTTGAGCGCTTCGGTCCCACCCGTAGAAGAACCGATTGCAATCAGAGTGTCTGTGGTGCGGAAGTGCTTCGGACCACTAACGCGCTCGAGAACGGCATCGGCGTTGAGTTTGGGAGCGATACCACGGTCGTTGGAGCGAACTCGTCGAGCACGACGCTCGCTGACTGCTCCGACGCGCGCTGCTCCAGCGATCTTGACCTTCTCGATGATCTCTTCTGCACCTGATGAGAGCCCGGCGGAAACTTCCATCTTTGGCTTGGTAACGAAATCGACCGCTCCGAGTTCGAGAGCCTGAAGCGTGACATCGGCACCCTTCTCGGTCAGCGAGGACACCATCAGAACGGGTATCGGATGCAATCTCATCAGGTTGCTCAAGAACGTGACCCCGTCCATTCGCGGCATCTCGACGTCTAGCGTCAGGACATCGGGATTCAGCGCCTTGATCTTCGCTCTTGCGATGTAGGGATCAGGAGCGGTTCCAACCACTTCGATATCA includes:
- a CDS encoding chemotaxis response regulator protein-glutamate methylesterase, which translates into the protein MAKLRVLIVDDSAVVRSLLTEILDSDPDIEVVGTAPDPYIARAKIKALNPDVLTLDVEMPRMDGVTFLSNLMRLHPIPVLMVSSLTEKGADVTLQALELGAVDFVTKPKMEVSAGLSSGAEEIIEKVKIAGAARVGAVSERRARRVRSNDRGIAPKLNADAVLERVSGPKHFRTTDTLIAIGSSTGGTEALKEILQELPADAPGIVVAQHIPGSFSGSFAQRMNAESRMKVEEAQNGREIRPGHVFIAPGTHHLLVRRSGARFVCELNDGPPVNRHKPSVDVLFRSVAQNLGPNAVGAILTGMGDDGACGLKEMQDAGAHTIAQDQETSLVWGMPGSAVKLGAAESVLPLEKIAAAILKESDR